A segment of the Natrinema sp. SYSU A 869 genome:
GGCGCGGAAAGAAGCTGATCGGAAACGGCGAGACGAGTTGCTGGCATCGATCTATAGAGAGAGTGAATTGTCCGCGAACGACATCGCTCGCTGCTCTGCCGTCGAAATCTCTGACGGACGTATCCGACAAATCGCCAATGATGAGAGCTAACGATACGATACCCAAAATCGCAAGGCTGCAAAGGGGCACTAAGCTGTTAATAGCTCCGGCGGCACTATACATACTGTTATACGCACAAACCCAGCTGACGGACAGGATTAGTGAAGTCGGAAGCAAGGGATCCGGGGGCGATCGTGGTCTGGAGTTGTGGAGATCGTCGTCGAGTTCGTCCTGGACGTCGCGACCAATGGATCACGATGGAGGTCAACTATGAGACGGCAGCTCGTCCAGGAGTTGATCGTCGAGAACCGGTGCGCGTGTGACGACTGTTCGGTCGACAACTTCGTCCGGTTGCGAGCGCTCGGCTTTTGCGCTGCTCCGGCGGTCGCACTGCTGGTTGCTCTCCACGTGATCGGTGTGCCGGCCCCGGTGTTTGTGGTCGCTCCCTTCGTCGTGGTGCTCGGGACTGTCGAGTGGATCGGCCCCGCGATCGAGGAGGCCGTGCCGTCAGAGTGCGGGGCTGATGAGAGGGACCAACAGCACCGATGAGCGGGGAGGGATTCACTGCGTTGCTGACTGTCATCGTCTTCCTTATCGCTGTCCAGCAGGGATCGTCTCAGATCTACCTTGCCTCGGCGATCGCGTTCGGCACGTTCGTGATCGAGGCCCTGGGATCCTCAAGATCCTCGAGGACCTCGAGGAAGAGACGGGTGGGGTGGACGCATGAGCCTTCTCGAGAAGTTCCACGAGGAATACGAATCCGACGGAGATCTCGTGTTGTTCCGCTGCACGGAGTGTGGCCGCACATCGATGAGTCTTGGATCGATACATGCGCACTGCGAGAAGCATCGCGGATACACCCGGTTCAACATCCAGCTGCCGTTCACGAAAACCTCGATGGCAGACTTCGACGCCCTGATGGAGTATACCGAGATCCTGTGTGTCGAGCAGGCTCGTGAAATCAGCCTGAACGAGGTCGAAGGCTTGTGAGTTGATTCGATGAGGCTGCGTTCTACGGACTCGGTGGCGGGGTATCCGCCGCGATCATCCATGCATTCCCAATCGATCCGGCGATAGTCGCCGCGCTCTATTTCCCCCAATGGCCGTCGAGATCGTGAAGGAACCTCTTGTCCGAGAATCTCCCTAAAGTTGGATGGCGATTTTGTTCAATACAGGTGAAGCAGTTAGTGATTCGGCTATCAATCTGTCAGATCATCATGCCAAAGTAATTGGCGATCAATTTTAACAGGGAAAGGGTGTAACACTCAGACAGTTTCAATTATGATACAGAGAATTATTGATTTGTGTGGTTAGAGATAATACTATTCCTGATGTTTTACTTGTAGAGGATAACCCCGGGGATGTTCGATTAACTCGGGAGGCCTTTCGGAAGACCGAATTTGACGTGAGGATGCATATTGCCACAGATGGAATTAAGGCAATTGATTTCTTGAGGGACGATGGATCACCGTGTCCTGATTTTGTGTTGTTGGATTTAAATCTGCCACGCAAAGACGGACTTGACGTGTTAGAGGAGATTAAGGGAGATCCTGAAATGGAGCAGCTTCCGGTGCTTGTGTTGAGCAGTTCGACGGCCAGAGAGGATATTATCTCGAGTTATGAAAAACACGCGAACGCGTACTTGTCAAAGCCAGACAGTCATGAATCGTTTGTCGAGTTAGTTCAGGCTGTTGAGAGTTTTTGGTTTGATAGGGTTCGGTTGCCGCCCTGCTCTTAAGTGGTTTAGGGCAAGACAGGCACTTGACAGAACCACAATGGCAAATTCTACACGTACTTAACGCCACTTTTGAAGATAGGCTTGGTGAAATCAT
Coding sequences within it:
- a CDS encoding response regulator, which produces MVRDNTIPDVLLVEDNPGDVRLTREAFRKTEFDVRMHIATDGIKAIDFLRDDGSPCPDFVLLDLNLPRKDGLDVLEEIKGDPEMEQLPVLVLSSSTAREDIISSYEKHANAYLSKPDSHESFVELVQAVESFWFDRVRLPPCS